A genome region from Thermococcus gorgonarius includes the following:
- a CDS encoding AAA family ATPase, translating into MKIEDIAVKGNAVLEEVKKVIVGKEDVLKLVLTTILADGHILLEDLPGLAKTLMAKSFAKALGVEFRRVQFTPDLLPSDILGVSVFNQKTLEFEFRKGPVFTNILLADEINRSPPKTQSALLEAMQERQVTIEGKTYPLPKPFIVVATQNPIEQEGTYPLPEAQLDRFLVRLNVGYPTREEEKEILRRRIKRKRDEAEVNPVLNDKEVVDMQKAIEDVYVSEAILDYITAIVEATRNSKREVEIGASPRGSLALLKLSRAYAALEGRDYVIPDDVKAVAVPALSHRLILKRELWYTNVRPENVMRKILEKVPVPKFE; encoded by the coding sequence ATGAAGATTGAAGACATCGCAGTTAAAGGAAATGCCGTGTTGGAAGAGGTCAAAAAGGTAATTGTGGGGAAAGAGGACGTTCTAAAGCTCGTACTCACGACTATTCTGGCCGACGGGCACATACTCCTTGAAGACCTCCCTGGACTGGCAAAGACTCTCATGGCAAAGAGCTTTGCAAAGGCCCTCGGAGTGGAGTTCAGAAGGGTTCAGTTCACGCCGGATTTGCTGCCAAGCGACATACTTGGCGTAAGCGTCTTCAACCAGAAAACCCTTGAGTTTGAGTTCAGAAAGGGGCCCGTTTTCACGAACATCCTGCTGGCGGATGAGATAAACCGCTCGCCCCCAAAGACCCAGTCGGCGCTACTTGAAGCCATGCAGGAAAGACAGGTAACCATTGAGGGAAAAACTTACCCCCTACCCAAGCCATTCATAGTTGTGGCCACCCAGAACCCAATAGAGCAGGAGGGAACCTACCCACTTCCCGAGGCCCAGCTGGACAGATTCCTAGTCAGATTAAACGTGGGCTATCCGACTAGGGAAGAGGAAAAGGAGATTCTTCGCAGGAGAATAAAGAGAAAGAGAGACGAAGCGGAGGTAAACCCTGTTCTAAACGACAAAGAAGTCGTGGATATGCAAAAAGCCATAGAAGACGTTTACGTCAGCGAGGCCATTCTGGACTACATCACGGCCATAGTTGAAGCCACGAGGAACAGCAAAAGGGAAGTTGAGATAGGCGCCTCACCCAGGGGTAGCCTTGCCCTCCTCAAACTCTCGAGGGCATATGCAGCACTCGAGGGGAGGGACTACGTCATTCCAGATGACGTAAAAGCCGTCGCCGTCCCGGCTTTGAGCCATAGATTAATCCTGAAGAGAGAACTGTGGTACACGAACGTAAGGCCCGAGAACGTGATGAGGAAGATCCTCGAAAAGGTTCCCGTGCCAAAGTTCGAGTGA
- a CDS encoding type II secretion system F family protein, whose product MGIIESFLNFLERLGATTIEVTERPIRRIPKTGTIQERLKILRELQKEIEESLESKQEKEIENIIELRKEELKTPFGERLAEAFLNRFKGPIQSITQSIKGLDYDLYRANIRMSKEKYVALMIITSIMVGVSSFAFALLIEMDLFTSALISLLGFIGGFLYMRNYPKIVWRRRVAEVEKALPYVLRHIASLLSAGVGIAEALVSVAKADYGPASEEFELIVRDMRAGASFEDALEKFEEKMGSENVSRVVKQILRAIKFGGNLAEILYKMAEDFAFEYRMKLVEYVQKVNGIAFIYMFMTIVMPTMFVVAVLAGSAFSAAGGGGGTAISPGALAVLLLFAFPMLSLIIVMMIKRSEPR is encoded by the coding sequence ATGGGGATTATCGAATCGTTCCTCAACTTCCTTGAAAGACTGGGCGCAACCACTATAGAAGTGACAGAGAGGCCCATTAGGCGAATACCCAAGACAGGAACCATTCAGGAGAGACTGAAAATTCTCAGAGAACTCCAAAAGGAAATAGAGGAGAGTCTAGAGAGTAAACAGGAAAAGGAAATAGAAAACATAATTGAACTGAGAAAGGAAGAGCTCAAAACTCCCTTTGGGGAAAGGCTTGCTGAGGCCTTTCTGAACAGGTTTAAAGGTCCGATTCAGTCGATCACTCAGTCGATAAAAGGCCTCGACTACGACCTTTACAGGGCCAACATAAGGATGTCCAAGGAGAAGTACGTTGCCCTCATGATAATAACTTCGATAATGGTTGGGGTATCCTCCTTTGCATTTGCCCTGCTCATTGAGATGGATCTTTTCACATCGGCGCTTATATCCCTCCTAGGATTCATAGGTGGCTTTCTCTACATGAGAAACTACCCGAAGATAGTGTGGAGAAGAAGAGTAGCAGAGGTCGAGAAAGCACTCCCCTACGTTCTCAGACACATAGCATCCCTACTGAGTGCGGGCGTTGGTATTGCCGAAGCCCTCGTTTCGGTGGCAAAAGCCGACTACGGACCCGCATCCGAGGAGTTTGAGCTCATAGTTAGGGACATGAGGGCAGGAGCATCGTTTGAAGATGCCTTGGAGAAGTTCGAGGAGAAGATGGGATCGGAGAACGTAAGCAGAGTAGTGAAGCAGATACTCAGGGCCATAAAGTTTGGTGGAAACCTGGCGGAGATCCTCTACAAGATGGCCGAGGATTTCGCCTTCGAGTACAGGATGAAGCTGGTGGAGTACGTCCAGAAGGTCAACGGTATAGCGTTTATATACATGTTCATGACGATAGTGATGCCGACGATGTTCGTGGTAGCTGTTCTGGCGGGATCAGCTTTCAGCGCCGCAGGCGGTGGTGGTGGAACGGCTATTTCTCCCGGAGCACTGGCAGTTCTTCTGCTGTTCGCCTTCCCTATGCTCTCCCTGATAATAGTTATGATGATAAAGCGCAGTGAGCCGAGGTGA
- a CDS encoding CpaF family protein: MGEEKKKKENSSSWIDEILRGKSDPLANVFEKEKESKQTEEIPLLSTSSSPLEEILGGRSEEPPKKAKDEEKKKISSGADIISALLGGNAEEKTITSLQEEKTEKETKKETPPKPSGVDMLGAILGGGSSSQTKPQTPKRTAPPLPLPKPRASPGLQAIIGETRSEEISYDRKAQILDAYGNVRILKIKEEPVPIYELRLPKLSREEEELLGRVRERAITEIQVDPSMIPNYEERRRIFMREVKRMLKEAAPNLSEGRIEVMAELIVQNMLGYGLLDPLVRDDNLEEIMVIGTNKPVYVWHRRFYMCKTNIVFKDERDILNIIERIAREVGRRIDQQSPLLDARLPDGSRVNATIPPISLDGPTITIRKFKKDPLTIIDLIKYGTLNSEVAAFLWLLVDGLGVKPANILVAGGTGSGKTTTLNALAMFIPPSERVISIEDTAELQLPVEHWVRLETRPPNLEGKGEVTMDDLVRNTLRMRPDRIIVGEVRGPEARTMFTAMNTGHDGCMGTIHANSARETIVRLESPPMNVPRIMIPALDIILMQVRFHSRKKGTVRRVTEIAEVSGIEGDNIQLNKLYKYDPARDELLPTEVPSRVMNELSRHTGMSISELELEREKRKIILEWMIEKGIRSIEEVGHYIKMFYIDEEALLEKIERESSSELQEQIRALK; the protein is encoded by the coding sequence GTGGGAGAGGAAAAAAAGAAGAAGGAAAACTCCAGCTCCTGGATAGACGAGATACTTAGAGGGAAAAGCGATCCCCTAGCAAATGTCTTCGAAAAGGAGAAAGAGAGCAAACAGACAGAAGAGATTCCTCTGCTATCAACGTCGTCCTCACCATTAGAGGAAATACTCGGCGGCAGAAGTGAAGAACCCCCCAAGAAGGCAAAGGATGAGGAAAAGAAAAAAATCTCTTCTGGAGCAGATATTATTTCAGCATTACTTGGAGGGAATGCAGAAGAAAAAACAATAACCTCTCTCCAAGAAGAAAAAACAGAAAAAGAAACGAAAAAAGAAACACCACCAAAGCCATCCGGCGTTGACATGCTCGGGGCGATCTTGGGTGGAGGAAGCTCAAGCCAGACAAAACCCCAAACACCAAAAAGAACAGCACCTCCGTTGCCGCTCCCCAAACCCAGAGCATCTCCGGGCCTCCAAGCTATAATTGGGGAGACCAGGTCTGAGGAGATATCCTATGACAGAAAGGCTCAAATTCTGGATGCTTACGGTAACGTAAGAATTTTGAAGATAAAGGAGGAACCGGTCCCAATTTACGAACTTCGCCTTCCAAAACTTTCCAGAGAGGAAGAAGAACTCCTCGGGAGAGTCAGAGAAAGGGCAATAACTGAAATTCAGGTAGATCCCAGCATGATACCAAATTACGAGGAGAGGCGCAGGATATTCATGAGAGAAGTCAAAAGAATGCTGAAGGAAGCGGCGCCAAATCTATCGGAAGGAAGAATAGAGGTTATGGCCGAGCTGATAGTCCAGAATATGCTCGGATATGGCCTTCTGGATCCTCTCGTGAGGGACGACAACCTCGAGGAAATAATGGTCATAGGAACCAACAAGCCAGTCTACGTTTGGCACAGGCGCTTCTACATGTGCAAGACCAACATAGTGTTCAAAGATGAGAGGGATATACTAAATATCATAGAGAGAATAGCCAGAGAAGTCGGGAGAAGGATTGACCAGCAGAGTCCTCTCCTCGACGCCCGCTTACCCGATGGAAGCCGTGTTAACGCCACAATACCCCCCATAAGCCTTGATGGACCCACAATAACAATCCGTAAGTTCAAAAAGGACCCCCTGACGATAATAGACCTGATAAAGTACGGTACTCTGAACAGTGAGGTTGCTGCCTTTCTATGGCTCTTGGTTGATGGCCTTGGAGTAAAACCCGCGAACATTCTAGTGGCGGGAGGAACAGGTTCCGGAAAAACGACAACGCTCAACGCACTGGCAATGTTCATACCACCAAGTGAGCGTGTTATCAGCATAGAGGACACCGCAGAACTCCAGCTTCCAGTGGAACACTGGGTTCGCCTCGAAACCAGACCGCCAAACCTCGAAGGAAAGGGAGAAGTAACTATGGATGATCTAGTGAGGAACACCCTGCGTATGCGTCCGGATAGAATTATAGTCGGTGAGGTTCGCGGTCCCGAAGCGAGAACAATGTTTACAGCCATGAACACGGGACACGATGGTTGTATGGGAACCATACACGCCAACAGCGCCAGGGAGACAATAGTCAGGCTTGAGAGCCCGCCGATGAACGTCCCAAGAATAATGATCCCGGCTCTCGACATTATACTGATGCAGGTCCGCTTCCACAGCAGGAAAAAGGGAACCGTAAGGAGGGTAACTGAGATAGCAGAGGTTTCAGGAATAGAAGGAGATAACATACAGCTCAACAAGCTCTACAAGTATGACCCGGCAAGAGATGAACTATTGCCTACAGAGGTTCCGAGCAGAGTAATGAACGAACTGTCCCGGCACACCGGGATGAGCATAAGCGAGCTGGAACTGGAACGAGAGAAGAGAAAGATAATCCTGGAATGGATGATAGAAAAGGGAATCAGGAGCATCGAAGAAGTCGGCCACTACATCAAGATGTTCTACATTGACGAGGAAGCCTTGCTTGAAAAAATTGAGAGGGAAAGCTCCTCCGAACTCCAGGAGCAGATTCGGGCCCTAAAGTGA
- a CDS encoding type II secretion system F family protein — MPRAPKAGSIGVTLTRILERTLPAKWLKRYEIFVYSAGIEFLAIEYLLISILLGVIAGAAAIILIPPIYAVLITVVIFAGMAFLYPYWRIAKRTEEMEKNLPDAFFYLASSLRAGISFSEALEDLTTAKFGALTEEFKRVVNEIKRGRSTVEALRVMALRNKKSPVIYRSLMIIIEALERGAPMSDVLVYVANDVREILRIRQERKASTGMQMMFFIITSGFIGPAILGIVGKLMYEMIQGEAAAQIPTMINILLGFVVIQGIVSGLGIGVIREGEFSAGLKYGIMLAVMGALVFQGMKFVNISF; from the coding sequence ATGCCAAGAGCACCAAAGGCAGGTAGCATTGGGGTTACCCTAACGAGGATCCTAGAGCGTACTCTACCAGCCAAATGGCTGAAAAGGTACGAAATCTTCGTTTATTCGGCGGGAATAGAGTTCCTAGCAATTGAATACCTGCTCATTTCTATTCTGCTGGGCGTGATTGCAGGAGCCGCGGCAATAATTCTCATCCCTCCAATCTACGCAGTGCTAATCACAGTAGTGATCTTCGCGGGCATGGCCTTTCTGTACCCCTACTGGAGGATAGCAAAAAGAACGGAGGAAATGGAGAAAAACCTTCCCGATGCATTCTTCTATCTCGCAAGCTCATTGAGAGCAGGTATCTCTTTCTCGGAGGCGCTGGAGGATCTCACAACTGCCAAATTTGGTGCTCTTACTGAAGAGTTTAAGAGGGTGGTAAACGAGATAAAGAGAGGTAGATCCACCGTTGAAGCACTCCGGGTTATGGCACTCCGCAACAAGAAGTCTCCAGTTATATACCGCTCGCTCATGATAATAATTGAGGCCCTAGAGAGAGGTGCCCCGATGAGTGATGTCTTGGTTTACGTTGCCAATGACGTCAGGGAGATACTCAGGATAAGGCAGGAGAGAAAGGCCTCAACCGGAATGCAGATGATGTTCTTTATAATAACGAGCGGATTCATAGGGCCAGCAATACTTGGAATAGTGGGGAAGCTTATGTACGAGATGATCCAGGGAGAGGCGGCTGCCCAAATACCAACAATGATAAACATCCTTCTGGGTTTTGTTGTAATACAGGGTATTGTGTCAGGGCTAGGAATTGGCGTTATAAGGGAAGGAGAGTTCTCAGCGGGTCTGAAGTACGGGATAATGCTGGCAGTTATGGGAGCCCTAGTCTTTCAGGGAATGAAGTTTGTGAACATAAGCTTCTAA
- a CDS encoding DUF4129 domain-containing protein, translating into MAAMSSYEIEDRPLSKSGANSYIGIAIVSAAAVGAIVITLVLLGWRDPFDRLRYESGPFFSYMALFLAVFLFALLFQMKGGLKYTVNPTNNSTMIKNSTLHSVPILGSANATGIKSSTNPSPIGLDALFLASVAGLTATFGVFAAKYYKVLGIKRKRKEMARKAKEFDEKLDHFGLELFDNPREAVIGIYKNAVLWLNSLGIPYLESWTHWEHAEHVRLMRETFTALTRLFEKAEYAPERITWDDAKKALELYLSMRRGLNELS; encoded by the coding sequence ATGGCCGCCATGTCCAGCTATGAAATAGAAGACAGGCCCCTTTCGAAAAGCGGTGCAAACTCTTACATTGGCATAGCAATCGTCTCAGCGGCGGCCGTTGGGGCCATAGTAATTACCCTTGTTCTCCTAGGCTGGAGAGACCCCTTTGACAGGCTAAGGTACGAAAGTGGTCCTTTCTTCTCCTACATGGCGCTCTTCCTGGCAGTTTTTCTCTTCGCCCTGCTGTTCCAGATGAAAGGGGGTCTCAAATACACAGTGAACCCAACCAATAATTCGACCATGATCAAGAACTCAACTCTTCACTCTGTGCCAATTCTGGGCTCGGCCAACGCAACTGGAATAAAGAGCAGTACCAATCCATCTCCTATAGGATTGGACGCTCTTTTTCTTGCTTCTGTGGCTGGCCTAACGGCAACTTTTGGAGTTTTCGCAGCCAAATACTACAAAGTGCTTGGTATTAAGAGGAAAAGAAAGGAAATGGCCAGAAAAGCAAAGGAATTCGACGAGAAGCTAGATCATTTTGGGCTGGAACTCTTTGACAATCCGAGGGAAGCGGTGATTGGAATCTACAAAAACGCAGTTCTATGGCTAAACTCCCTGGGGATACCATACTTGGAGAGCTGGACGCACTGGGAGCACGCCGAACACGTGAGGCTGATGCGCGAGACCTTTACTGCACTAACGAGGCTGTTCGAAAAAGCCGAATACGCTCCTGAGAGGATTACATGGGACGACGCCAAAAAAGCCCTAGAGCTTTATCTGAGTATGAGGAGGGGGCTGAATGAGCTCAGCTAA
- a CDS encoding FKBP-type peptidyl-prolyl cis-trans isomerase, with product MKVEVGDYVLFNYIGRYENGEVFDTSYRDVAEENGILVEEREYGPLGVTVGAGELIPGVEEALIGMEVGEKKEVVVPPEKGYGMPKEELIVPVPVEQFTAAGLEPVEGMYVMTDAGMARIVEVRDDAVILDFNHPLAGKKVVFELEVVEIKKKESS from the coding sequence ATGAAGGTTGAAGTTGGAGACTACGTTCTGTTCAACTATATTGGGAGATACGAAAACGGCGAGGTTTTTGATACCAGCTACCGCGATGTTGCTGAGGAGAACGGTATCCTCGTTGAGGAGAGGGAATACGGCCCCTTGGGGGTCACAGTTGGCGCCGGTGAACTCATCCCCGGCGTTGAGGAAGCTTTGATTGGTATGGAAGTCGGAGAGAAGAAGGAAGTTGTTGTGCCGCCCGAGAAGGGCTATGGCATGCCGAAAGAGGAACTTATCGTCCCCGTTCCGGTCGAACAATTCACTGCGGCGGGTCTTGAGCCCGTTGAGGGCATGTACGTCATGACCGATGCCGGCATGGCCAGGATCGTTGAGGTCAGGGATGATGCGGTGATACTGGATTTCAACCATCCTCTAGCAGGCAAGAAAGTTGTTTTTGAGCTTGAGGTGGTGGAGATAAAGAAAAAAGAGAGCTCTTGA
- a CDS encoding TIGR04076 family protein — MERLEARVVKIRGKCPVFHLGDRIVIEGPRVKLDETDAICTHAFASLLPYIVALRKGIKPSELGLGRGDKAYVQCLDPGPPYTDGGTVIFEITVIKDEAEESVASGEGSNRRG; from the coding sequence GTGGAAAGGCTTGAGGCTCGTGTAGTGAAAATTCGAGGAAAATGCCCGGTTTTTCATCTTGGCGACCGAATCGTTATTGAAGGGCCGAGGGTGAAGCTTGATGAAACGGACGCGATATGCACCCATGCATTCGCCTCGCTGTTGCCTTACATCGTGGCCCTCCGAAAGGGTATTAAACCGAGCGAGCTAGGCCTCGGCAGAGGGGACAAAGCCTACGTCCAGTGCCTCGATCCGGGGCCACCCTACACGGACGGCGGGACGGTAATATTCGAGATAACGGTGATTAAGGATGAAGCAGAGGAAAGCGTGGCGAGTGGTGAGGGAAGTAATAGACGAGGCTGA
- a CDS encoding DUF58 domain-containing protein → MQRIPILPTFGGSRVEGPKKVGILTEEGQETLLALWVIIIISFLFLKWEAVYLAIPVLWAFFIAGFFFKPSLDVEVARVVAHNRFIEGQEAEITLKIKARERISSLKVIDVVPHGLEITDGSPEAVISLKKGEEKLIRYRVRVKRGIHVFSGVILAYRDPFSFFKLEKEIEHYTEIVGVPMIEEVPTPYSTKGTKITVGHLPSPRVGEGVEFHAIREYQPGDPLKIINWKATARMGKIMSNEYESERKVDVIFIIDGAKKGEAVLDYSIRAAASLMLNSLKEGTSFGLVLAESVPLWVRIDYGKRHFFKCIDFLSTMKPDENNMIAYQIEYLARSRFPARAQLVYISPLLTEESRKALEIMSKYGYRVVVISPDPYTTVEPKTREEELALKILSLQRKAHLKKMRSYGIIIDWDVRKPLKAAIAEVLKP, encoded by the coding sequence TTGCAGCGCATTCCAATCCTCCCGACGTTTGGAGGTTCCAGGGTAGAAGGCCCAAAAAAAGTAGGAATACTAACAGAGGAAGGACAGGAAACTCTGCTCGCGCTATGGGTGATAATAATAATCTCCTTCCTTTTTCTTAAGTGGGAAGCGGTCTACTTGGCGATCCCAGTGCTTTGGGCATTTTTTATTGCGGGATTTTTCTTCAAACCCTCGCTGGACGTTGAGGTAGCCAGGGTTGTTGCCCACAACCGCTTTATAGAGGGGCAGGAAGCGGAGATAACCCTGAAGATAAAGGCGCGGGAGAGGATATCAAGTCTAAAGGTGATAGATGTTGTCCCCCATGGGCTGGAAATTACGGATGGAAGCCCCGAGGCTGTGATTTCTCTCAAAAAAGGGGAGGAAAAATTGATAAGGTACAGGGTAAGGGTAAAAAGGGGTATTCACGTTTTTAGTGGGGTTATACTGGCTTACAGAGATCCATTTTCGTTCTTTAAGCTAGAAAAGGAGATAGAACACTATACCGAAATAGTAGGAGTTCCCATGATAGAGGAAGTGCCAACACCCTATTCGACCAAGGGAACAAAGATAACCGTAGGCCACCTTCCCAGCCCAAGGGTCGGTGAGGGAGTAGAATTCCATGCAATAAGGGAGTACCAGCCCGGGGATCCACTCAAGATAATCAACTGGAAGGCAACCGCAAGAATGGGAAAGATAATGTCAAACGAGTACGAGAGCGAAAGAAAAGTGGACGTGATCTTCATAATAGACGGAGCAAAAAAAGGTGAAGCCGTTTTGGACTACAGCATAAGGGCGGCTGCTTCCCTCATGCTCAACAGCCTGAAGGAAGGCACCAGCTTCGGCCTGGTTCTGGCCGAGAGCGTGCCCCTGTGGGTAAGAATCGACTATGGTAAAAGGCACTTCTTCAAGTGCATAGACTTTCTCAGCACCATGAAACCGGATGAGAACAATATGATAGCCTATCAGATAGAGTACCTTGCCAGATCGCGCTTCCCGGCCAGGGCCCAGCTCGTATACATCTCACCACTCCTCACGGAAGAAAGCAGAAAAGCCCTTGAGATTATGTCGAAGTACGGCTACAGGGTGGTGGTAATAAGCCCCGACCCCTACACCACAGTTGAACCAAAAACCAGGGAAGAGGAGCTTGCATTGAAGATCCTCAGCCTCCAGAGGAAGGCCCATCTAAAGAAGATGAGAAGTTACGGGATAATCATAGACTGGGACGTCAGAAAACCCCTGAAAGCCGCTATTGCGGAGGTGCTGAAACCATGA
- a CDS encoding DUF2118 family protein, protein MEKLPKLYVEDSPDSCIENGKLKTECVILMGNVEVWLKEGDSIPDFINVEISKFLRKEVYDRFYLYVDRLEQKMIVDAIIVLPDGRTRIYLKKGDKLMLLPVEGFTKTLIANVGNRVRTGDAFAAVTTRKGEVHYLKPPKPGTVVFIDEITNRPHYVYYLLPEE, encoded by the coding sequence ATGGAAAAACTGCCAAAACTCTACGTTGAGGACTCCCCGGATTCATGCATTGAAAACGGAAAGCTGAAAACCGAGTGCGTAATCCTGATGGGGAACGTTGAAGTGTGGCTGAAAGAGGGGGATTCGATTCCGGATTTCATCAACGTTGAGATCTCTAAATTCCTGAGAAAAGAAGTCTATGACCGTTTTTACCTCTATGTTGATCGGCTGGAGCAGAAAATGATTGTTGATGCCATCATAGTTCTCCCCGACGGAAGAACGAGGATATACCTCAAGAAGGGCGATAAACTCATGCTTCTTCCGGTGGAGGGGTTCACAAAGACATTGATAGCTAACGTCGGCAACAGAGTAAGAACCGGAGACGCCTTTGCCGCGGTGACGACAAGAAAAGGGGAAGTCCACTACCTAAAACCACCAAAGCCTGGCACGGTAGTTTTCATCGACGAAATAACTAACAGGCCTCACTACGTTTATTACCTCCTTCCCGAGGAGTGA
- a CDS encoding DUF515 domain-containing protein produces the protein MAEDIESKIRRLRELGKAATEPETPPTARPKPESRFRIPRRRIGSIRERERRRRIIIGASIIVVLILIASFGVYTWYSNKKASELEKAKQEKLQLLDQTFKPLLDKGYGTETYSQLRAKILQAKSKEELNEIDINTAYAQVLQKYEADQQRQKQLEFQKELNQTKERKIQEINILFQPLLEQSVSTPVRGKILDARNSLINQVKKANSIEEVNGTNPIPIVVSLWHEVYKDRINRMPGSYVIFEYNGTARMLTKTEAKEFITSIMDLNELLKYRVRKVEFVRLALLVPRERANGGFLKKGAKVRIYTEEGTVADMGYIEEILIPATAGVINLNENMESVSGNVSDYSRYYYSIDLVQLLRALAANEADNPDELIAKLKDYGIKLTSLEEETQLQSIPYGVPYLVIVKVPDIYVPKIIYATQHQYNSLTIGEVLG, from the coding sequence GTGGCCGAGGATATAGAAAGTAAGATTAGACGCCTGAGAGAACTGGGAAAGGCCGCCACAGAACCCGAAACCCCCCCGACAGCCAGACCTAAACCCGAATCCAGGTTCAGAATTCCGAGAAGGAGAATAGGGAGTATAAGGGAAAGAGAGAGAAGGAGAAGGATAATCATTGGTGCATCAATCATTGTAGTGCTCATCCTGATTGCATCGTTTGGTGTTTACACGTGGTATTCCAATAAAAAAGCCTCCGAGCTTGAAAAAGCAAAACAGGAAAAACTACAGCTTCTAGACCAGACGTTTAAACCCTTATTAGACAAAGGATACGGAACGGAAACGTACTCCCAGCTGAGGGCAAAGATACTCCAGGCCAAGTCAAAGGAGGAACTGAACGAGATAGATATAAACACCGCTTACGCACAGGTTCTCCAGAAATATGAGGCTGATCAGCAGAGACAGAAACAGCTGGAGTTCCAGAAAGAGCTAAACCAGACAAAAGAGAGAAAAATACAGGAGATAAACATCCTCTTCCAGCCGCTTCTGGAGCAGAGCGTGTCAACTCCCGTTAGAGGAAAAATCCTCGACGCAAGGAACAGTTTGATCAATCAGGTGAAGAAAGCCAACTCCATTGAGGAAGTTAACGGAACCAACCCAATTCCGATAGTGGTTTCCCTCTGGCATGAAGTGTACAAGGACAGGATAAACAGGATGCCCGGAAGTTACGTCATCTTTGAATACAACGGCACTGCAAGGATGCTCACTAAAACAGAGGCAAAGGAATTCATAACATCGATAATGGACCTGAATGAACTTTTGAAGTACAGGGTAAGAAAAGTGGAGTTCGTAAGGTTAGCCCTTCTCGTTCCGAGGGAGAGAGCAAATGGAGGATTCCTTAAGAAAGGAGCAAAGGTAAGAATATACACCGAGGAAGGAACGGTAGCAGACATGGGTTACATCGAAGAGATACTTATTCCAGCAACAGCTGGAGTCATTAACCTTAACGAGAACATGGAGAGTGTATCCGGAAACGTCTCGGACTACTCCCGGTATTACTACTCCATAGACCTCGTACAGCTTCTGAGGGCTCTTGCTGCCAACGAGGCTGACAATCCAGACGAACTCATAGCAAAGCTCAAAGACTACGGAATAAAGCTGACGAGCCTGGAGGAAGAAACTCAGCTTCAGTCTATCCCATATGGGGTTCCATACCTGGTAATCGTAAAAGTTCCAGACATATACGTTCCAAAGATCATCTATGCCACACAGCACCAGTACAACTCCCTGACAATAGGGGAGGTACTCGGGTGA
- a CDS encoding GTPase — protein MKQRKAWRVVREVIDEADLIVEVVDARDPIGTRNRKLERLIQESGKPLLIVMNKADLVPKEWAEEYKRRSEIPVVFISARERKGTGILRKEIKKLAKPLLDDKERVKVALIGYPNVGKSTIINTLKGKRAVGTAPIPGYTKGKQLIRLSKRIWLLDSPGVVPIDDFDELVIKGGFPADKIEEPVKPALKLISRILETRKEAITEKFGIEEFENEEEVLRRIGEKRGMIKTGGEVDLEETARWLLREWQTGRFTLFASEEEKERDFVWDFEDVLEGVEKDLLLDPRRILWKYGDELRDKLDNQKRAGVREIEGITVGIATGFKKCDSAVKFLEELTGKHALASECFGKKWKGVIAVME, from the coding sequence ATGAAGCAGAGGAAAGCGTGGCGAGTGGTGAGGGAAGTAATAGACGAGGCTGACCTTATCGTTGAGGTAGTTGACGCCAGGGACCCAATAGGAACTCGCAACAGAAAGCTGGAAAGACTAATCCAGGAGAGCGGAAAACCTCTCCTTATAGTCATGAACAAGGCCGATTTAGTGCCGAAGGAGTGGGCGGAAGAGTACAAGAGGAGGAGTGAGATTCCTGTTGTCTTCATAAGCGCGAGGGAAAGAAAAGGGACTGGAATCCTGAGGAAGGAAATAAAAAAGCTCGCAAAGCCCCTGCTGGATGATAAGGAGAGAGTTAAGGTGGCCCTCATAGGCTACCCCAACGTTGGAAAGAGCACGATAATCAACACCCTCAAGGGGAAAAGAGCCGTGGGAACGGCACCGATACCGGGCTACACAAAGGGAAAACAGCTCATAAGGCTGAGCAAGAGGATATGGCTTCTCGACAGCCCCGGCGTCGTTCCGATAGACGACTTCGACGAGCTCGTAATAAAGGGTGGTTTTCCAGCGGACAAGATAGAGGAACCAGTTAAGCCAGCCCTAAAGCTTATCTCGCGCATCCTTGAGACGAGAAAGGAAGCGATAACCGAAAAGTTTGGCATCGAGGAGTTTGAGAACGAGGAGGAAGTACTTAGAAGGATTGGCGAGAAACGCGGAATGATAAAGACCGGTGGCGAGGTCGACCTTGAGGAGACGGCTAGATGGCTCCTCCGCGAGTGGCAGACAGGTCGCTTCACCCTCTTCGCGAGCGAGGAGGAGAAGGAAAGAGACTTCGTCTGGGACTTCGAGGACGTGCTTGAGGGAGTTGAGAAAGACCTGCTCCTCGACCCGAGGAGAATCCTGTGGAAGTATGGGGATGAACTTCGGGATAAGCTGGACAACCAGAAGCGCGCCGGAGTAAGGGAAATCGAGGGGATAACGGTTGGCATCGCGACGGGCTTCAAGAAGTGTGACTCGGCCGTTAAGTTCCTTGAAGAACTAACTGGAAAGCACGCTTTGGCCAGCGAGTGCTTTGGGAAGAAGTGGAAGGGAGTAATAGCGGTGATGGAGTGA